Proteins from one Mytilus galloprovincialis chromosome 11, xbMytGall1.hap1.1, whole genome shotgun sequence genomic window:
- the LOC143052412 gene encoding uncharacterized protein LOC143052412 — MWYCLLLALLGTTFAQNSGPKHGQDNSVCTVSPTPAPGIVSKTMPTVSSQFSAHIECVIVNKNMTTDLHEYYDDTNNRGAVHQLDLGLELDAWYDYNTNEFIAYYKPTQQCFVQKLGTSDQRFLFGYTPKGAVGSIFSAGKMLHMNGPGINQVYTGVQSYRGIMVDTWQSCQYWAAYDATMKVSWYFSNPNEWDTSVGQVVPVAAYVKGIVYDTNTVSHPMEHYYNFFHFRPTVDDPTVFETPAGVQCPGRQNTKNLPKMPNGFSFTSEFIDKTRYTISFMQEFYDYSGQAVLYNYRPLKIENNKFGTNTLMEVHDFSTGVAYVTDTMHGNCTAQKIETTFDDRRVDLSHVSMRNPAQFFYFDVINYTYEGVKKIRNIDCDSWVGIRANWPSSGVNTTWMWYFATADWVQINTGTEQSSTPIRLTIDNGDVGIHYEYNLYNFAKNKPDILKFDISACYVNGNRRKFQLNFPGSYAGAVTQNMKLFKYYILISLTQQLQISSLRVANLKVFIDQDILVVFEILDVAPIKGDVTNIVQETPLLTAANQLVKMVNNNQFFVLLQDPAFKNLVGMVPKKTGFVEITYLLQNTTSSSDTGNGPGTMAAVGVVMPIVGGVLGGLFSYFFFK; from the exons ATGTGGTATTGTTTACTTCTTGCCCTGCTGGGAACAACATTTGCTCAAAACTCCGGACCAAAGCATGGACAGGATAACTCTGTCTGTACAGTTTCACCGACTCCGGCTCCGGGAA TTGTATCTAAAACCATGCCCACAGTGTCAAGTCAATTTTCTGCTCATATTGAATGTGTCatagtaaataaaaacatgacaaCTGATTTACATGAGTACTATGATGACACCAACAACAGGGGAGCCGTCCATCAACTCGATCTTGGACTGGAACTGGATGCTTGGTATGATTACAACACGAACGAGTTCATTGCATATTATAAACCTACAC agcAATGCTTTGTACAGAAATTAGGCACATCCGATCAGAGATTTTTGTTTGGTTACACACCAAAAGGTGCTGTAGGATCTATTTTCTCTGCTGGGAAGATGTTGCACATGAATGGTCCCGGGATAAACCAAGTTTATACTGGTGTACAAAGTTACAGAGGTATTATGGTTGACACTTGGCAGTCCTGTCAATATTGGGCTGCGTATGATGCAACAATGAAAGTCTCGTGGTATTTCTCAA ATCCAAATGAATGGGACACCTCAGTCGGACAAGTCGTACCCGTAGCAGCATACGTGAAAGGTATTGTGTATGATACCAATACAGTGTCACACCCTATGGAACATTACTACAACTTCTTCCACTTTAGACCAACTGTTGATGACCCTACAGTCTTCGAG ACCCCTGCAGGAGTTCAGTGTCCCGGAAGACAGAATACAAAGAATTTACCAAAAATGCCAAATGGTTTCAGCTTCACCTCAGAATTCATAGACAAGACCAGATATACAATCTCATTCATGCAG gAATTCTATGACTACAGTGGCCAGGCAGTATTGTACAACTACAgaccactgaaaatagaaaataacaaatttgGAACTAACACATTGATGGAGGTTCACGATTTTAGTACAG GAGTTGCATATGTTACCGATACCATGCACGGAAATTGCACGGCCCAAAAAATAGAAACTACGTTTGATGACAGAAGAGTTGACCTAAGCCATGTTTCAATGAGAAATCCCGCACAATTCTTCTATTTTGACGTCATTAATTATACATACGAAGGAGTG AAAAAGATCCGGAACATTGACTGTGACAGCTGGGTAGGGATCCGGGCGAACTGGCCTTCTTCAGGTGTTAACACAACATGGATGTGGTATTTTGCAACA GCTGATTGGGTGCAAATAAATACAGGAACGGAACAAAGTAGTACACCTATCCGACTCACTATTGATAACGGTGAC GTTGGAATACATTATGAgtataatttgtataattttgCAAAGAACAAACCAGATATATTGAAATTTGACATTAGTGCGTGTTATGTAAACGGTAATAGACGAAAATTCCAGCTGAATTTCCCAG GTAGCTATGCAGGTGCTGTCACTCAAAATATGAAACTTTTCAAGTATTATATACTTATTTCGCTGACACAGCAGTTACAAATATCATCTTTACGAGTTGCAAACTTAAAG GTGTTTATTGACCAAGACATCCTGGTTGTGTTCGAGATTTTGGACGTTGCTCCAATTAAAGGCGATGTAACCAATATTGTTCAGGAAACACCTCTACTTACAGCTGCAAATCAATTAGTCAAAATGGTTAACAACAATCAGTTTTTTGTATTGTTGCAAGATCCAGCATTCAAAAAT TTGGTTGGTATGGTACCAAAGAAGACAGGATTTGTGGAAATAACATACTTACTACAAAATACAACAAGCTCCAGTGATACCGGCAATGGCCCAG GTACTATGGCAGCTGTCGGTGTGGTCATGCCTATTGTTGGTGGAGTCCTTGGCGGACTGTTCTCATATTTCTTCTTTAAATGA